A single Spartinivicinus poritis DNA region contains:
- a CDS encoding YdcF family protein: protein MQQYLISHGVPASAIFIEQHSFDTQTNWENAKKIIANQQWKKVQVISTALHLHRLKGIISHNHPSQTIITYSPIPQTQSDPNTSYFELWYNAHYDWAAYLSYLLPQTVYNWLIKAIRNQA, encoded by the coding sequence ATGCAGCAATACCTCATTAGTCATGGGGTACCTGCTTCTGCTATATTTATCGAGCAGCATTCTTTCGATACTCAAACGAACTGGGAAAATGCAAAAAAAATCATTGCCAACCAACAGTGGAAAAAAGTTCAAGTTATAAGTACAGCGCTTCACTTACACAGGCTGAAAGGCATTATTTCACACAACCACCCTTCCCAAACAATTATTACTTACTCACCAATTCCCCAAACTCAATCGGATCCTAACACTTCTTATTTTGAACTATGGTACAATGCACACTACGATTGGGCTGCTTATCTTAGCTACCTTTTACCACAAACAGTATACAACTGGCTTATCAAAGCGATACGTAACCAAGCATAA
- a CDS encoding ankyrin repeat domain-containing protein → MAAVDHRGCAITEFLISRGGNLDLQDGGGFTPLMHAVCKNRVDTVKLLLSKGANPNYCNKGQSILEIAVRKGNRKIINLLLENGANINFQDNKGGTPLYQAIRNKQIEIVCLLLAKGANPFTRTYFGGTTLMTSAFSGDRDLFDLMLAQGVDPDLQNKHGWTALMFAARHGYKSIVESLLMREVKSDLKNYKGKTAAMLAKEGEHEAIYKVIKRYDSNWLRKIKFIFTKPVVEEEYDFSQKVQTVEAE, encoded by the coding sequence ATGGCTGCAGTAGATCACAGAGGATGCGCTATTACCGAATTTTTGATTTCTCGTGGGGGGAACCTTGATTTGCAAGATGGTGGTGGGTTTACACCACTGATGCATGCAGTGTGTAAAAACCGTGTTGATACAGTAAAGCTTCTATTGTCTAAAGGTGCCAATCCGAACTACTGTAATAAAGGTCAATCTATATTAGAGATTGCTGTCAGAAAAGGTAATCGAAAAATAATTAATTTATTACTTGAGAATGGTGCGAATATTAATTTTCAAGATAATAAAGGGGGAACACCGCTTTATCAAGCGATTAGAAACAAGCAAATAGAAATAGTTTGTTTGCTACTTGCAAAAGGAGCAAACCCGTTTACACGCACTTATTTTGGTGGAACAACCTTGATGACGTCGGCCTTTTCAGGGGATAGAGATTTATTTGATTTAATGCTGGCTCAGGGAGTTGACCCTGACCTACAAAATAAACATGGCTGGACGGCACTTATGTTTGCAGCCAGACATGGGTATAAATCTATTGTAGAATCGCTATTAATGCGTGAGGTTAAATCTGACCTTAAAAATTATAAAGGAAAAACAGCAGCAATGTTGGCTAAAGAAGGTGAGCATGAAGCTATTTATAAAGTGATTAAGCGTTATGATAGCAATTGGTTAAGAAAAATTAAATTTATATTTACTAAGCCTGTAGTTGAAGAAGAGTATGATTTCTCTCAAAAAGTACAAACAGTAGAAGCAGAATAA